One genomic region from Solwaraspora sp. WMMD792 encodes:
- the miaB gene encoding tRNA (N6-isopentenyl adenosine(37)-C2)-methylthiotransferase MiaB gives MTTSAADARHPRTYQVRTYGCQMNVHDSERISGLLESAGYVRAGESDDPDVVVFNTCAVRENADNRLYGNLGHLRPVKEKRPQMQIAVGGCLAQKDRGEIVRRAPWVDVVFGTHNIGALPTLLDRARHNSAAEVEILESLEVFPSTLPTRRESTYAGWVSISVGCNNTCTFCIVPSLRGREKDRRPGDVLAEVRALVDEGVLEVTLLGQNVNSYGVEFGDRFAFGKLLRACGGIDGLERVRFTSPHPKDFTDDVIAAMAETGNVCHSLHMPLQSGSDAVLRAMRRSYRADRYLGIIDKVRAAMPDAAITTDIIVGFPGETDADFERTLDVVRAARFSSAFTFQYSKRPGTPAADMPGQLPKPVVQERYDRLIACLEEITWAENRRLLGQTVEVLVAVGEGRKDGRTGRLSGRARDGRLVHFDAGRLAGRVRPGDLVEVVVSYAAPHHLNADGEPVAHRRTRAGDAYEAGQTPRTAGVLLGLPTVGAPPPAPLTASACDR, from the coding sequence ATGACTACCAGCGCAGCAGACGCCCGCCACCCGCGTACCTATCAGGTGCGCACCTACGGCTGCCAGATGAACGTGCACGACTCCGAACGGATCTCCGGCCTGCTGGAATCGGCCGGCTACGTCCGGGCGGGGGAGTCCGACGATCCGGACGTCGTCGTCTTCAACACCTGTGCGGTGCGGGAGAACGCCGACAACCGGCTGTACGGCAACCTCGGTCATCTGCGACCGGTCAAGGAGAAGCGGCCGCAGATGCAGATCGCGGTCGGCGGCTGCCTCGCGCAGAAGGACCGGGGCGAGATCGTCCGCCGGGCCCCCTGGGTCGACGTCGTCTTCGGCACGCACAACATCGGCGCGCTGCCGACCCTGCTGGACCGGGCCCGGCACAACTCCGCCGCCGAGGTCGAGATCCTCGAATCGCTGGAGGTCTTCCCCTCCACCCTGCCGACCCGGCGGGAGTCGACCTACGCCGGCTGGGTGTCGATCTCCGTCGGTTGCAACAACACCTGCACCTTCTGCATCGTGCCGTCGCTGCGCGGCCGGGAGAAGGACCGGCGGCCCGGCGACGTCCTCGCCGAGGTGCGGGCCCTGGTCGACGAGGGTGTGCTGGAGGTGACCCTGCTCGGCCAGAACGTCAACTCCTACGGCGTCGAGTTCGGCGACCGGTTCGCGTTCGGCAAACTGCTGCGCGCCTGCGGCGGGATCGACGGGCTGGAACGGGTCCGGTTCACCAGCCCGCACCCGAAGGACTTCACCGACGACGTGATCGCCGCGATGGCCGAGACCGGCAACGTCTGCCACTCGCTGCACATGCCGCTGCAGTCCGGTTCGGACGCCGTGCTGCGGGCGATGCGCCGCTCCTACCGCGCCGACCGCTACCTCGGCATCATCGACAAGGTACGGGCGGCGATGCCCGACGCGGCGATCACCACCGACATCATCGTCGGCTTCCCCGGTGAGACCGACGCCGACTTCGAACGCACCCTAGACGTGGTACGGGCCGCCCGGTTCTCCTCGGCGTTCACCTTCCAGTACTCGAAACGCCCCGGCACGCCGGCCGCCGACATGCCCGGCCAGCTGCCGAAACCGGTGGTGCAGGAGCGCTACGACCGGCTGATCGCCTGCCTGGAGGAGATCACCTGGGCGGAGAACCGTCGGCTGCTCGGCCAGACCGTCGAGGTGCTGGTCGCGGTCGGCGAGGGCCGTAAGGACGGGCGGACCGGGCGGCTGTCCGGCCGGGCTAGGGACGGCCGGCTGGTGCACTTCGACGCCGGCCGGCTCGCCGGGCGCGTCCGCCCCGGCGACCTCGTCGAGGTGGTCGTCAGCTACGCGGCACCACACCACCTCAACGCCGACGGCGAGCCGGTCGCCCACCGCCGGACCCGGGCCGGTGACGCGTACGAGGCGGGACAGACGCCGCGTACCGCCGGGGTGCTGCTCGGTCTGCCGACGGTGGGCGCGCCGCCACCGGCACCGCTGACCGCCTCGGCCTGCGACCGCTGA
- a CDS encoding DUF349 domain-containing protein, with amino-acid sequence MSDWTSFGRVDADGTVYVKTAEGERAVGSWQAGAPEEGLAHFARRFADLVTEVDLTEARLQSGAADATHSLSTIRRLRGSLAEAHVVGDLDSLADRLDKLATLAEEKAAQARAARDAARAAALARKTELVVEAEQLAAESTGWKSTGDRFREILDEWKTIRGVDKKTDGELWKRFAAARDGFTRRRGAHFATLDAQRKQAQSAKNELVAEAEALAESTDWASTASRLKELMAEWKAAPRASKEAEQKLWERFRSAQDTFFTRRSEVFSARDAEQRANLERKQALLTELEAVDIDADPRTAQAKLREVQGQWHDIGRVPREAAAGLDRRLRAVEDRVRETMDSAWRRTEPSANPLLTQMREQVAEAEQRLERARAAGDAKRIREAEKALAGKRQFLELAEKAG; translated from the coding sequence ATGAGCGACTGGACTTCCTTCGGACGGGTTGATGCGGACGGCACGGTCTACGTCAAGACTGCCGAAGGAGAGCGCGCGGTCGGGTCCTGGCAGGCTGGAGCGCCGGAGGAAGGCCTGGCACACTTCGCCCGCCGGTTCGCCGACCTGGTCACCGAGGTCGATTTGACGGAGGCCCGGTTGCAGTCCGGCGCCGCCGACGCGACGCATTCGCTCAGCACGATCCGACGACTGCGCGGGTCACTGGCCGAGGCCCATGTGGTCGGCGATCTCGATTCGCTGGCCGACCGGCTGGACAAACTGGCGACCCTCGCCGAGGAGAAGGCGGCGCAGGCCAGAGCGGCCCGCGACGCTGCCCGCGCCGCCGCGCTGGCCCGCAAGACCGAGCTGGTGGTCGAGGCCGAGCAGCTCGCGGCCGAGTCCACCGGGTGGAAGAGCACCGGCGACCGGTTCCGGGAGATTCTCGACGAGTGGAAGACGATCCGTGGCGTCGACAAGAAGACCGACGGGGAGCTGTGGAAGCGGTTCGCCGCCGCCCGGGACGGGTTCACCCGTCGGCGGGGCGCGCACTTCGCCACCCTCGACGCGCAGCGCAAGCAGGCCCAGTCGGCCAAGAACGAGCTGGTCGCCGAGGCCGAGGCGCTGGCCGAGTCGACCGACTGGGCCAGCACCGCGAGCCGGCTCAAGGAGCTGATGGCAGAGTGGAAGGCTGCCCCACGCGCCTCGAAGGAGGCGGAGCAGAAGCTGTGGGAACGGTTCCGTTCGGCGCAGGACACCTTCTTCACCCGCCGCAGCGAGGTCTTCTCGGCCCGCGATGCCGAGCAGCGCGCCAATCTGGAGCGCAAGCAGGCGCTGCTGACCGAGCTGGAGGCCGTCGACATCGACGCGGATCCGCGTACCGCGCAGGCGAAGCTGCGCGAGGTGCAGGGCCAGTGGCACGACATCGGCCGGGTGCCACGCGAGGCGGCGGCGGGGCTGGACCGTCGACTGCGGGCGGTCGAGGACCGGGTACGGGAAACGATGGACTCGGCCTGGCGGCGTACCGAGCCGTCGGCGAATCCTCTGTTGACCCAGATGCGCGAGCAGGTCGCCGAGGCCGAGCAGCGGCTGGAGCGGGCCAGGGCGGCCGGTGACGCCAAGCGGATCCGCGAGGCGGAGAAGGCGCTCGCCGGCAAGCGGCAGTTCCTGGAGCTGGCGGAGAAGGCGGGATAG
- a CDS encoding cellulose binding domain-containing protein — protein MPATRRRLTLVTAAVTTIALTGAATAIATAAHAATGCRVDYTVGAQWPGGFTGNISITNLGDPLSGWTLRWNFTAGQQVVQGWNAELSQSGSTVTAGDAGWNGNLGTNASTSIGFNGSWNNSANPAPVDFTLNGAACTGGTNPDPTTPPPNPTTPPPDPTTPPPGPTPTGIVGWATHNGGTTGGGNAGTTTVTTAAALESAVGSSSAAVIRVSGTINCSGMLRVRSNKTILGAGTSATISGCGLNINGDRNVIIRNINFRNWNDDAINVQESATNIWIDHNNFTNGYDGAVDIKRGSDYITVSWNRIFGHDKSMLLGHSDSNAGQDVGHLRVTYHHNWFDGSNQRHPRVRFGNPVHVFNNYYDGVTGYGVASTMNAGVLVEGNYFENTDDPYHLGEGSSGPGSLVARNNHFVNSGNGQTGGSVAAIPYGYTLTTPSQVKSVVTNGAGTGKIGL, from the coding sequence GTGCCCGCAACACGACGCAGACTGACCCTGGTCACTGCCGCAGTCACCACGATCGCGCTGACCGGCGCGGCAACCGCCATCGCCACCGCGGCGCACGCCGCCACCGGCTGCCGGGTCGACTACACCGTCGGCGCCCAGTGGCCAGGCGGTTTCACCGGCAACATCAGCATCACCAACCTCGGCGACCCGCTGTCCGGCTGGACCCTGCGCTGGAACTTCACCGCAGGCCAGCAGGTGGTCCAGGGGTGGAACGCCGAGCTGTCGCAGAGCGGCAGCACCGTGACCGCCGGCGACGCCGGCTGGAACGGCAACCTCGGCACCAACGCGAGCACGTCGATCGGCTTCAACGGATCGTGGAACAACTCGGCGAACCCGGCACCCGTCGACTTCACCCTCAACGGCGCGGCCTGCACCGGCGGCACCAATCCTGACCCGACCACCCCGCCACCGAACCCGACGACGCCGCCACCGGACCCGACCACGCCACCGCCCGGTCCGACCCCGACCGGCATCGTCGGCTGGGCCACCCACAACGGCGGCACCACCGGCGGCGGCAACGCCGGCACCACCACCGTCACCACCGCCGCCGCCCTCGAATCCGCCGTCGGCTCCTCCAGCGCCGCCGTCATCCGCGTCTCCGGCACCATCAACTGCTCCGGCATGCTCCGCGTCCGCTCCAACAAGACCATCCTCGGCGCCGGCACCTCCGCCACCATCTCCGGCTGCGGCCTCAACATCAACGGCGACCGCAACGTCATCATCCGCAACATCAACTTCCGCAACTGGAACGACGACGCCATCAACGTCCAGGAATCCGCCACCAACATCTGGATCGACCACAACAACTTCACCAACGGCTACGACGGCGCCGTCGACATCAAACGCGGCTCCGACTACATCACCGTCTCCTGGAACCGCATCTTCGGCCACGACAAGTCCATGCTCCTCGGCCACTCCGACAGCAACGCCGGCCAGGACGTCGGCCACCTGCGCGTCACCTACCACCACAACTGGTTCGACGGCTCCAACCAACGCCACCCCCGCGTCCGGTTCGGCAACCCCGTCCACGTCTTCAACAACTACTACGACGGCGTCACCGGCTACGGCGTCGCCTCCACCATGAACGCCGGTGTCCTCGTCGAAGGCAACTACTTCGAAAACACCGACGACCCCTACCACCTCGGCGAAGGCTCCTCCGGACCCGGCAGCCTCGTCGCCCGCAACAACCACTTCGTCAACTCCGGCAACGGACAGACCGGCGGCAGCGTCGCCGCCATCCCCTACGGCTACACACTGACCACACCCAGCCAGGTCAAATCCGTCGTCACCAACGGCGCCGGCACCGGCAAGATCGGTCTGTAG